The proteins below come from a single Notamacropus eugenii isolate mMacEug1 chromosome 7, mMacEug1.pri_v2, whole genome shotgun sequence genomic window:
- the SPRY1 gene encoding protein sprouty homolog 1, with amino-acid sequence MDPPNPHGSGGSFVVIQQPSLDGRPRLDHERESPTTTILSLDQIKAIRGNNEYTEGPSVLKKPGPRLVPRPEKHERTHEIIPLNVNNNSEHQPPGHMGLPTNSRVPVLSRSTSTGSAASSGSNSSVSSEQGLLGRSPPSRLGPGRQVERAIRTQPKRASSVTEDLKVSLKEEPSTQHKFICERCGKCKCEECTAPRALPSCLACDRQCLCSAESMVEYSTCMCLVKGLFYHCSNDDEGDSYADHPCSCSQPHCCSRYLCMGTMALFLPCLLCYPPAEGCLKLCRGCYDRITRPGCRCKNSNTVYCKLESCPSRAQGKPS; translated from the coding sequence ATGGATCCTCCAAATCCACATGGAAGTGGTGGGTCATTTGTGGTGATCCAGCAGCCTTCCCTAGATGGCCGGCCGAGGTTGGACCACGAGAGGGAGAGCCCAACCACCACTATCTTGTCGCTAGACCAGATCAAGGCCATCAGAGGCAACAATGAGTACACTGAAGGGCCATCAGTGCTCAAAAAGCCTGGCCCCAGGCTAGTGCCCAGACCAGAGAAACATGAGAGGACTCATGAAATCATACCCCTTAACGTGAATAACAATTCTGAGCACCAACCCCCGGGCCACATGGGGTTACCCACTAACTCCAGGGTTCCTGTGCTGAGCAGGTCCACCAGTACAGGGAGTGCAGCCAGCTCAGGCAGCAACAGCAGTGTGTCCTCAGAGCAGGGCCTGCTGGGAAGATCCCCTCCATCCCGACTAGGTCCTGGCCGGCAGGTGGAAAGGGCCATTCGGACCCAGCCTAAACGGGCCTCCTCCGTCACAGAGGACCTGAAAGTTTCCTTGAAAGAGGAACCCTCGACGCAGCACAAGTTCATCTGTGAACGGTGTGGGAAATGTAAGTGTGAAGAGTGTACAGCACCCAGGGCCTTGCCTTCCTGCCTGGCCTGTGACCGTCAGTGCCTGTGCTCCGCCGAGAGCATGGTGGAGTACAGCACCTGCATGTGCCTGGTCAAGGGTCTCTTCTATCATTGTTCCAATGATGACGAGGGGGACTCCTATGCAGACCACCCCTGCTCTTGTTCCCAGCCCCATTGCTGCTCTCGCTACCTGTGCATGGGGACCATGGCCCTGTTCCTGCCTTGTTTACTGTGTTACCCCCCGGCTGAGGGCTGCTTGAAGCTCTGCCGGGGCTGCTATGACCGGATTACACGGCCGGGCTGCCGATGTAAGAACTCCAACACTGTCTATTGTAAGCTGGAGAGCTGCCCCTCTAGGGCTCAGGGCAAACCCTCATGA